CGCCGACCATCAACAGCGTTGTGGCCGTTGACGTTCCGCCAGCAGAGATCAGCGGGAGCTGCAGCCCGGTCACCGGCAGCAGGCCCACCACGTAGCCGACATTGATGAAGACCTGACCCATCACCCACAGCGTCGCGGTGGCGGTCAGCAGCCGCAGGAACGGATCGGCCGAGCGCCGCGCGATCCGCATCCCGGTATAGGCGAACAAACCGAACAGGCAGAGCAGACCCGCCGCCCCGACGAAGCCGAGTTCCTCTCCGATGATGGCGAAGATGAAGTCGTTGTGGGCGTTGGGCAGATAGTTCCACTTGGCGGTGCCCTGCCCCAGTCCGTCGCCGAAGAAACCGCCGTTGGCCAGCGCGAAGCGGGCCTGACGGGCCTGGTAGCCGGACCCTTGGGAGTCGGCGCCGGGATTCAGCCATGACATCACGCGGTCGGAGCGGTAGCCCTCGGCCATGGCCAGCGCGGCCGCGGACAGGATGACCGCGAGCAGCGACGACAGGAAGACCCGCAGCGGCAGACCGGCGTACCAGAGCAGACCGAGCAGGATGATGCCCAGCGACACCGTCTGCCCGAGGTCGGGCTGGGCGACGATGAGCGCCAGCGCGATCACCGCGGCCGGCACCAGCGGGATCAACATCTCGCGTAGCGAGGCTCGATCCATCCGACGGGTGGCCAGTAGGTGCGCACCCCAGATCAGGAACGCGATCTTCGCCAGTTCCGACGGCTGCATGGAAAAGCCCGCAACGACGAACCAGCCTCGAGAACCGTTGGCCACCTTGCCGATTCCCGGGATCAGCACCAACACCAACAGCACGACAGAGATGGCGAAACCGCTGAACGCCAGGCTGCGCATCAGGTGGATCGGTACCCGCATCGCGACGTAGAACGCGAACAGGCCGACCACGGTCCACAGCACCTGCCGGGCGAACACCATCCACGGTGACCCGTCGGTGTCGTAGGAGTACACGCCCGAGGCGGACAGGACCATCGTCAGGCCGAGGATCACCAGCAGCGTCGCGACGGCGATGATCAGGTGGAACGACGTCATCGGCCTGCCGAGCCAGGCGCCGAACCGGGTGCGGGGAGCGGGCTCCGCCGACACGGCGTCGGCCGGCTGGTCGTCACCCGTCCTGCGGAGCCGCAATCGGGTCAGGATGTTGCTCATCGCTGCTACCGCGACAGGGCGCGCACGGCCGCGGCGAATGCATCGCCGCGATGGCCGTAGCCGCTGAACTGGTCGAAGGATGCCCCGGCCGGTGCCAGCAGGACGGTGTCACCAGGGCCGGCGAGACGTGACGCGGCCTCGATGACGGCCGTCATCACCGCCTCTCCAGTCACACCAGTCTCATCTTTCCCATGCACCCCAAAATCCTCCCCCGTCACAGGCTCAACGACGGGGACATCCGGGGCGTGTCGCGATAACGCATTGGCGATCAGCTCACGGTCTCGGCCGATCAGCACCGCTCCGACCAGCCGATTCCCCACCGCGATCACCAGTTCTTCGACCGACGCGCCCTTCAGCATGCCGCCGGCGATCCACACCACGCGCGGATACGCGGCGATCGAGGCCTGCGCCGCGTGCGGATTCGTGGCCTTGGAATCGTCGATGTAGGTCACGCCGTCATGGGTGCCGACGACTTCGGCGCGGTGCCTGCCCACCTGAAAATCCGCGAGCGCGCCGGCGATGGGCTCCGGCCCCACGCCGACCGCGCGGGCCAGCGCCGCCGCGGCCAGCGCATCGAGCACCCCGACCGGGCCCGCCACCGTGATGGACTCGGCAGAGGCCAGCGGCAGCCGCTCGCCGAACGCGTTGTCGACGAGCATGCCGTCGTGCATGCCGAGCTCCCCCGCTGCCGGTTCGCCCAGCCGGAAGCCGACCCGTACCGGAGCCGCCGCCGTGTTCAGCAGGCCCGCGGCGATCGGGTCGTCGAGGCCCACGACCGCGACCTGGCCGTCGAGCACACGGGCCTTGTCGTTCGCGTAGGCCTCCAGGCTGCCGTGCCAGTCCAGGTGGTCCTCGGCGACGTTGAGCACCACGCCCACCGCCGGCCGCAGTGACGGCGCCCAGTGCAGCTGGAAGCTCGACAGCTCGACTGCCAACATTTCGGAGGGTTCAGCAAGCACGTCAAGTACGGGGTTGCCGATGTTGCCGCACAGCACGGCGCGACGTCCCGCCGCGATCAGCATGGCGTGCAGCATCGACGTCGTCGTCGTCTTCCCGTTGGTTCCGGTGACGACGAGCCATTGCCGCGGCGGGCCGAAGTGGCCGGAACTGTCCAGCCGCCAAGCCAATTCGACGTCCCCCCAAATCGGCACGCCAGCGGTCGCCGCGGCCGCCAGCACAGGAGCGGTCGGCGAGAACCCGGGACTGGTCACCACCAGGTCGTAGTCGGCGATGTGCGCCTGCGCGTCGTCGGTGGTGACCACGCGCGCCGGTGTGATGAGGCGCTGCAGCGCCAGCGGATCGTCGTCGCAAATCGTCAGCCGCACGCCGGTCGGCTCCAGCACGGCGCTCACCGAACGGCCCGTGATACCCGCGCCGGTCACGAGGACGCGCGCACCCGGCACCAGAATCGAGAGATCGCTCACGTCACCCACCGACGGTGGTGAACCACTCGCTGTAGAACAGCGCGACACCGAGCCCGCAGGCGATGGCGGTCAACAGCCAGAAGCGGATGATCACCGTGGTTTCGGCCCAGCCCACCAATTCGAAATGGTGATGGAACGGCGCCATACGGAAGACGCGGCGTCCGGTGGTGCGGAACGCCAGGATCTGCACGACGACCGACGTGACCTCGGCGACGAACAGTGCGCCGAGGACGACCGCGAGCATCTCGGTGCGACTGGTCACCGACAGACCGGCGATGATGCCGCCCAGCGCGAGCGATCCAGTGTCGCCCATGAAGATCTTGGCGGGCGCGGCGTTCCACCACAGGAAACCGATGCAGGCACCTGCCGTCGCCGCCGCGACGATCGCGAGGTCGAGCGGGTCACGAACGTTGTAACAGCCCAAACCGGGACTGATCGCGCAAGCGTTGCGGAACTGCCAGAAGGTGATCAGCACGTAGGCCGCACAGACCATCGCCATGGCGCCGGCGGCCAGCCCGTCCAGGCCGTCGGTGAAGTTCACCGCGTTGGACCACGCGTAGATCATCGTGACGCAGAACAGGATGAACAGCGCGGGCGGCAGTGTGACCGTGGCGATTTCACGGACGTAGGACAAATCGGGGCTACCCGGCGTCAGCCCGTCGGAGTTGCGGAACTGTAGCGCGAGTACACCGAATATGACGGCGGCGGACAGAATGCCGACGGTCTTGGCCGTCTTGTTCAGCCCAAGGTTGCGCGACCGCCGGATCTTGATCAGATCGTCGACGAAGCCGACGAAGCCGAGCGCGGTCGCCAGGCCCAGCACGAGCATCCCCGACGCCGACGGGCCCCTACCGTCGATCACCACGCCGACGAGGTGGGTGCCGAGATAGGAGGCCCAGATTCCCGCGACGATCGCCACCCCGCCCATCGACGGTGTGCCGCGCTTCTTGTGGTGACTGGGCGGGCCGTCCTCGCGGATCTCGTGGCCGAAACCCTGCCTGGTGAACAGCCGGATCAGCACCGGGGTGAGCAGAATCGAGACCGTCAGTGCGATCCCGACGGCGATGAGGATCTGCCTCATGCGAGCGGATCCCCCTCATCGGCGATCAGGACATCGGCCAGCGCGCCGAGCCCGGCCGAGTTGGAGCCTTTGACGAGCACCACATCACCGGGCCGCAGTTCGGACCGGAGCACAGCCAGCGCTGCGTCGGCGTCGGCGACCATGGTGGCCTCAGGCCCCCACGACCCCTCCATCACCGCGCCGTGGTGCATGGCGCTCATAGCCCTCCCGGTTCCGATGACGATCAGTCGTGACACATCTAATCGCACGGCCAACCGGCCGATGTTGTCATGCTCCGATATCGCGTCGTCACCGAGTTCGGCCATCTCGCCCAAAACCGCCCAGCTGCGATGTTTCCCGCGCGCCATCCAGGCCAGCGCCTTGAGTCCGGCACGCATGGAGTCTGGGTTGGCGTTGTAGGCGTCATTGATGATCGTGACGCCGTCGGCGCGGGTGGCGACCTGCATGCGGTGCGCAGACGCCGGACCCGCCGCGGCGAGTGTTTGGGCCACCTGCTCGAGCGTTGCGCCGCACTCGAGCGCGACCGCGGCCGCACACAACGCGTTGGACACCTGGTGGTCGCCGTGCACCGCAAGCGTGACGTCAACCTGTCCGCGGCCGGCATGCAGCGTGAACCGCGGCCGCGCCAACTCGTCGAGCGTCACCGCGTCCGCCCACAGGTCCGCGCCCGGCGAACGGGACACCCGCACCACCCGCGCCGCCGTCACATCGGCCATCGCGGCCACCGCGGCGTCGTCGACATTGAGAATCACCGCTCCTGATGACGGGACAGCTTGGGGCAGTTCAGCTTTCGTCGCCGCGATCGCTTCTCGTGACCCGAACTCACCGAGGTGCGCGGTGCCGACGTTGAGTACGACCGCGATCGAAGGCGGTGCGATGGCGGCCAGAGCCGCGATGTTGCCCCGGTGCCGCGCGGACATCTCCAGCACCAGATAGTCGGTGGACTCCGTCGCCCGCAACACCGTCCACGGATGACCGAGTTCGTTGTTGAACGAGCCGGGCGGCGCGATCACCTCACCCAGCGGGGTGAGGACAGCCCTCAGCAGATCCTTGGTCGACGTCTTACCCGACGAGCCGGTGACGCCGACGATCGTCAGCCCGCCCTCGACCAGGCGCGCGGCGACGGCAGCGGCGAGGCGCGCCAGAGCGGCCAGCACCGCGGCCCCTGAACCGTCGGTGTCATGTTCGAGCACGCTCGCGGTCCCGTCGCCGGCCGACGGCGCAGCGGGCTCGACAACGATCGCGGGCGCTCCGACGGGCCGGGCGGCGAGCACCACCACCGCCCCCTGTTCAACCGCCGCGGCCGCGAAGTCATGTCCGTCCGAACGGGCACCGGGCAGCGCGAGGAACAGGCCGCCGGGGCCGACGGCGCGCGAGTCGAACTCGACGGTTCCGGTGACGCGGGTCGCCGCCGCCTGCTCCGGGCTGATGTCGGCGAGCCGTCCACCGACGATGTCGGCGATCTCGGCAATGGTCAGGTCGATCACGCGCGTCGACCCAACGCCTCGAGGGCTGCGGCGAGCTCGTCGCGGTCGTCGAACGGGCGGGTCACACCATGGCTGGTTTGTCCCGGCTCGTGCCCCTTACCGGCGACGAGCACGATGTCGCCCGGTTGCGCCCATCCGACCGCGAAGTCGATGGCCTGACGACGGTCGCCGATCTCGACCACTTCTGCGCGCCCCGCCGTGCCCGCGACGATCTGAGCACGGATGGCGGCAGGGTCCTCGTCGCGCGGATTGTCATCGGTGACCACGACGAGCTCTGCCAAGGAGGCGGCGACCTGACCCATCGGTGCACGCTTACCGGGGTCCCTATTACCGCCGGCGCCGAACACGACCGCCAAGCGGCCGGCGCCCTGCTCCCGCAGCGTCTGCAGCACCGCTTCCAACGCACCGGGCTTGTGCGCATAGTCGACCAGCGCCAGGAACGGCTGCCCACGGTCGACGGATTCCAGACGTCCGGGCACGCTCGCCGTACGCAGCCCGTGCGCCGCTTGCTCCGGTGACACCCCCACGGCGTCCAACAGCGCCACCGCGAGCAGACAGTTCGCCACGTTGTAGCGGCCCGGTAGGCCGATCCTCAGTCCGTGGTGCACCCCTGCGGGGTCGACGGCGACGAATTCCTGGGCACCCGCGTCGACTGCGCGGACGTCTTCGACGCGCCAATCGGCGGCGGTTCCGGTCGTGCTGACCGATACCGGATCGTGCGCGAGATCGGCGATCGCGCGGCCCGCGTCGTCGTCGACGCACACCACCGAAACGCTTGCGTGCGTTGGAGCTTCGGGATCGAACAGCTTGGCCTTGGCGTCGAAGTAGTCCTGCATCGTTGGATGGAAGTCCAGATGGTCACGGGATAGGTTGGTGAACCCGCCGACCGCGAACCGGACCCCGTCGACGCGTCCCAGGGTCAGCGCGTGGCTGGACACCTCCATCACCACGGTGTCGACGCCCTGTTCGACCATCACGGCGAGCAGCGCCTGCAGGTCGGGGGCCTCCGGTGTGGTGAGCGCGCTGGGCTGATCGCGGCCGTCGATCCGGATGCCGACCGTCCCGATGAGTCCCGGCATCCGGTCGGCCGAACGCAAACCGGCCTCGACGAGATAGGTCGTGGTCGTCTTGCCCGATGTCCCGGTGACGCCGATGACGCGCAGCTTCTCCGACGGATGCCCGTAGACTGTGGCCGCGATCTCGCCGAGCACCGCGCGCGGAGCCGGGTGGACGAGCACCGGGACGTCGACATCGGCACCGATCTCGGCGACCCCGGCGGCGTCGGTCAGGATCGCAGCGGCCCCCCGCGACACCGCTTCGGCGGCGTGGCGGGCACCGTGCGACGAGGCACCGGGCAGCGCGGCGAACAGGTCGGAGGCCTGCACGTCCTGGCTGCGCAGCGTGACCCCGGTGATCCGGATGTCGGGGACCCGCGGGCCGTGCGCCGGAACCGCCGCGACCTGCTCGGCAACCAGTCCGAGCGCGCTTCCGGCAGGGTGGCTGGGACGCAGGTTCATGGCGATGACACGTTACCGGCCCGGTATCCGGCCCATCCGAGCGCTCAGTCCGCTTGCAGCGTCAGCCGCGGTCCCTCGGGTGAGAGCGGCACGTTCTCCCGCTGGAGCAACCAGGAAGCGATGTTGTGGAACAGCGGCGCCGCGGTCGTCCCGGGCTGGCCGTCGGCCGTGCGGTGCGGGTGGTCCATCATGACGCCGATGACGTAGCGCGGGTCGTCGGTCGTGGCGATGCCGGCGAAGGTGATCCAGTAGACGTCGCTGTAGTAGCAGCCGCACGCCGGGTTGATCTGCTGGGCGGTGCCTGTCTTGCCGGACAGCTGATAGCCCTCGACGGCGCCCTGCGATCCGGTGCCCTGCTGCACGCCCATCGGATCGCGCTGTAGCGTCGCCCGCAGCATCTGCCGCACGGTCTGCGCGGTCTGCGCCGACACCACCCGAATCCCTTCCGGCCGGGGTTCGTCGGTGCGACGTCCGTCCGGAGCGATGGTGCTCTTGACGATGCGCGGCGGAACGCGCACGCCGTCGTTGGCGATCGCCTGGTACATACCCGTCATCTGCAGCAGGGTCATCGAAAGACCCTGTCCGATAGGCAAGTTGGAGAACGTACTGCCCGACCACTGGTCGATCGGCGGGACCAGGCCCGCGCTCTCCCCCGGCAGCCCGACGTTGGTGCGCTGGCCGAGGCCGAACTTGCGCACCATCTCGAAGTACTTCTCCGGACCGAGGCGCTGGGCCAACATCAAGGTGCCGACGTTCGAGGACTTCCCGAAGATCCCGGTGGTGGTGTACGGCATGACGCCGTGCTCCCAGGCGTCGCCGACGGTGACGCCACCCATGTGGATGGAGCCCGGCACCTGCAGCACCTCGTCGGGGTTGGACAGCCCGTACTCGATCACCGATGCGGCGGTGATGATCTTGTTGACCGACCCGGGTTCGAATGGCGAGGACACCGAGAGGTTGCCCAGCTGCCGGTTCTCCTGCCTGCCGATGTCCTGGCTCGGATCGAAGGTGTTGTCGTTCGCCATCGCCAGGACTTCACCGGTCTTCGCGTCCAGCACCACCGCGGACGCGTTCTTCGCACCGGAGAGGTCTTTGGCCTGCTGCACCTGCTGCTGGACATAGAACTGGATGTCGTCGTCGAGGGTGAGCACCACCGTCGACCCGTCGACCGCGTCGTGGCGGTTGCGGTAGCTCCCCGGAATCACCACGCCGTCGGACCCGCGGTCGTACGTGACCGAACCGTCGGTGCCGGCCAAGACCGCGTCCAGCGAGTCCTCCATGCCCAGCAGACCGTGGCCGTCCCAGTCGATGCCGCCGACGATGTTGGCCGCCAGTGCCCCGCCCGGGTACTGACGCAGATCCTGCCGCTCCGAGCCGACTTCGGGGAACTTGGTGGTGATGACGTCGGCGATGGCGGGGTCGACCGCGCGGGCCAGGTACACGAATGTCTCGTTGCTCTTGAGCTTCTTCAACACCGTGGCCGCGTTCGGCTTGTTGTTGAGCCGCAGCGCCACCTCATCGGCGATCTCGCGCAGCCTGGTGTCCGGATTCGGCGCCTCCTCCGTCTTCGCCCGTGCCTCTTCCAGCTGCTTGCGCACCCGGACCGGCTGGAACGTCAGCGCGCGCGCCTCGATGGTGAAGGCCAGTTTGTCGTTGTCGCGGTCGACGATCGCCCCGCGCACAGCCTGGTCGACGTCGGTGACCTTGAGCTGGCTCGCGGCCTCGGCGCGTAGACCCTCGGCGCGCGGAACCTGGAGGTTGAACAGCTGCGCGGCCGCGACGATCAGCACCAGGAAGATGACGGCGTTGCCGACGCGATGTCGAAATACGAACGACGCGCTACGTATGCCACCCTCGGCCGACGGCGTGCGGGTGCGCCGCGACCGCGCGGACCGCTCCTGCGTCTTCGCCGTCTTTCCCGCGGTGCGCGCCTTCGCCTTGCCGGGGACGGGACCCTTGTCGCCGCGGCTCATGCCGGTGCGCCGGGGATCGGCGCGACGGGCCCGGGCGCCTGCGGTGCGGCCTCGACGGGTGGCACCTGCAGCGGCTGCTGGATCACCGGCGCCGAGGGGGCGGCCGGTGTCGCGGGCAGCGGCCCCAGTGCGGGCAGCGTGCCCTGGGTCGCGTGCGGTACCTCGACACCGGGCGTGGCCGCCGGTGGAACCGCGGGGATCGGCACGGGCTGGCTGATGCCCGGGATCGGCTGGCTCGCGCCGGGCGTCAGTTGGACGGCGCCGGGCGCCGGCGCGAGCGCAGGTCGTTCCGGTATCCGCACAGTGAGTTCACGCGGTTCGGTGACGCGCGCCGCCGGAGCCTGCGGAGGTGCCGGTGGCGCTTCCTCGGGAAGCGGCGTGTTCAGCGGGGGCGGTGGAACGCCTTCGGCGGGTTTGGGAGTGCCGACGACGATCCAGTTTCCCGACGGATCCTGCACGAGGTGCGCGGTGTCCCGCGACGGAATCATGCCCAGGCCGCGAGCCGCCTCGGCGAGCGCGGGTGCCGCCTGCGCCTCGAGGACGTCCCGCTCCAGCGCTTCCTTCTGTTGCAGCAGAGCCTGATTCGTCTCACGGGCGTTTCCGAGTTGATAGGAACGCTCGGCGGCGTCGGTCGACAACCAAAGTGTGGTTCCCAGACCTGCACCTAGCGATCCGATGACCAAGACAACGAACGGCACCCTGGCGATCAGCGCACGGGGACGCAGGTCGACAGACGACAGTTTGACGAGGATGCGCTCGCGTAGCGGAGGCCGAATGACCTTGGGCGCCTTGGCCTTACGCGCCTTCGCTCGCGCCTTGGCCTGGCCGGCGTTCTTCGGCCGGGCCGGAGCACCGGTGGGCCGCGGAATCGGGGCGGTCTGGGGCGCGGACCGCCGTGGCCGCTGGTCGCGGGGGGGCTTGCGGCGCGACGGCGCTTCGGCGGGACGACCACTGTTGCGGGGGTTGCGGCGCTCGTCGGTTCCGCGCGCCAAGGCCGAACGCTTGACCTGCTTGCGCTGCTTGGCCTGCTTGCCTTGCTTTGCCTGATTGCTCTGCTTGGCCTTCATCGTGACTCCCCCACCTTTTCCAGCGCCCGTAGCCGCACACTTGCGCTACGTGGGTTGATTGCGATCTCTTCGTCCCCCGCGCGCTCGGCGCCACGGGTCAAGGCGACGAATTCCGGTCCATGCCCGGGCAATTCGACCGGCAGGTCTTGCGGCGTCCTGGATGCCGTGGCCGCCGAGAACTGGTTCTTCACGATGCGGTCCTCCAGGGACTGGTAGGCCATCACCACGATCCGTCCGCCGGGCGCCAGTGCGTCAAGTGCCGCGGGCAGCGCGTCACGCAGCGAGTCCAGTTCTCCGTTGACGGCGATGCGCAGCGCCTGGAACGTCCGCTTCGCGGGGTGTCCGCCGGTGCGGCGAGCGGGCGCCGGTATCGCCTGGTACAGCAGCTCGACCAGCTCGGCGGTGGTCGAGAACGGCCGGTTGGCGCGCCTGCGGGCGATCTGCGAGGCGATCCGGTTGGCGAACCGCTCCTCGCCGAACTCACGCAGCAGCCGCGCCAGCGTGCGCTCGTCGTAGGTGTTGACAACCTCCGCCGCCGTCAGCGGCGCGTCGGGGTCCATCCTCATGTCCAGCGGTGCGTCCACGGCGTAGGAGAAGCCCCGTTCGGTGCGGTCCAGCTGCATCGAGGAGACCCCGAGGTCGAAGAGGATGCCGGCCACCGAGAAGTCGTCGCTGCCCGCCCAGTGACCGGACTGCTCGAGTGCGCCTTGGATCCCGTCGTATCGGGTACGCACCAGCAGCACGCGGTCGCCGAATTTGGATAGCCGCTCTCCGGCGATCCATAGGGCATTCGGATCGCGGTCCAACCCGATGAGCCGCAGGGCGGGGAACTCGGTGAGGAATCGCTCGGCATGGCCACCCGCGCCGAGTGTGGCGTCGATGAGCACTGCGCCGCTGCCATCGGGGGCGTCGCGGGTCAGCGCAGGGGCAAGCAGCTCGACACAGCGGTCGAGGAGGACGGGGATGTGATCTGGCATCGCTGTGAATCCCTCCAGGCCTCCGGGGAAGGCCCCTGCACCGAGGTCCCTGTCCGAGTGTGCGGACCTGGCGTCGGGGAAGTACGCCAGGGCCGGTTCGGACAGAGGCCACGATGCACGGGCACCGAGCCGGTCGAGTCCCGCATCAGATGATGTCGTGCAGAGCTTCATCTGTGGCCGCGGAGAAGTTCTCTTCGTGCGTCTGTTGGTATTCCTGCCACGCCGCCGAATCCCAGATCTCCAGGTAGTCAACCGATCCGATCACCACGCAGTCCTTCGAGAGGTTGGCGTAGCGGCGATGATCGGCCGACAGCGTGATCCGGCCTTGTGAGTCGGGGTGCTGTTCGTCGGTGGCCGCGGCCAGGTTTCGCAGGAATGCCCGAGCCTCCGGATTGCTCCGGGATGCCTGCGACGCCCGTCGTGCCAACTTTTCGAACTCCGCGCGCGGGTAGACGGCGAGGCTGTGATCTTGGCCTTTGGTGACCATCAACCCTCCTGCCAGCGCGTCGCGGAACTTGGCGGGCAGTGTGAGCCGCCCCTTGTCGTCGAGCTTCGGCGTGTAGGTGCCGAGAAACATCCCGCCACCTCCCGCGCCATCCGGAGCCCCGGTTGCTCCGTTGCCGCCACTTTACCCCACAATCCCCCACATCACTCCATTTGATATCAAGTTTTGTTCGCGCGTCCCCACCTAGCAGGGAGATCGGCGACGTTTCAGCACCGCGGTTGGGCATCGGGAGCTGTCCGGGCTGTAAAACCGCAGCTAGAGGGGCATGACCGGATAGGTGGGGCGCGGTGGGGCAGCAATTCAGCAGCTGAGCCGGCCGTCAGCACAAAAAAGGGGTAGCCCGGTGTGGGCTACCCCTGGGGTCGGTGTGTTACTACTCGTCGAAACGGCGGCGGAAGCGATCCTCCATGCGACTGGTGAACGAACCGCCGGAACCCTTGGCTTTCTTTTGTCGCTGCTGCCCGACCTGATCGGTGGCCGAATGGTCACGACCGCCTGCCACGCGCGGGCCGGTGATCGCGAAGACCACGCCGCCGAACATCACGATGAAGCCGATCACAGACAGGATCGCGAAGTCGCCGATCCGAGTGGCGGGGATCGCGATACCCGCCACCAGCATCGCCAGTCCGGCCACGAAAAGCGCTGCACCCTGCAGTCGACGGCGGGTGGACGGCGCGCGGAGCGTTCCACCGCGAACGCTCGAAGCGAACTTCGGGTCCTCGGCATAAAGCGCGCTCTCGATCTGATCGAGCATGCGCTGCTCATGATCGGAGAGTGGCATTCGTCCCTCCCTCGGGGCCCTGGAGCCGATGCGACCGGTCTCAAATCGTTCAAACTGATGTCCGCCCGCATTCACGGACGCCTAACAGTCATGATACGAGGTCAGTCTGAGCCGTACCACCTTGTTGGACGCCCGATTGTATGACGTGCA
The sequence above is drawn from the Mycobacterium gallinarum genome and encodes:
- the ftsW gene encoding putative lipid II flippase FtsW, whose amino-acid sequence is MSNILTRLRLRRTGDDQPADAVSAEPAPRTRFGAWLGRPMTSFHLIIAVATLLVILGLTMVLSASGVYSYDTDGSPWMVFARQVLWTVVGLFAFYVAMRVPIHLMRSLAFSGFAISVVLLVLVLIPGIGKVANGSRGWFVVAGFSMQPSELAKIAFLIWGAHLLATRRMDRASLREMLIPLVPAAVIALALIVAQPDLGQTVSLGIILLGLLWYAGLPLRVFLSSLLAVILSAAALAMAEGYRSDRVMSWLNPGADSQGSGYQARQARFALANGGFFGDGLGQGTAKWNYLPNAHNDFIFAIIGEELGFVGAAGLLCLFGLFAYTGMRIARRSADPFLRLLTATATLWVMGQVFINVGYVVGLLPVTGLQLPLISAGGTSTATTLLMVGVMANAARHEPEAVAALRAGRDDRVNRLLRLPLPQPYVPSRTEALRDRMRTRGSKSKGPKKDARPRPATRAGGAKAAKASKPATSRARKPAGENRRQTPTAARAVRAPRHHGDGRDRKGRRVRTLEGQHYG
- the murD gene encoding UDP-N-acetylmuramoyl-L-alanine--D-glutamate ligase, translating into MGDVSDLSILVPGARVLVTGAGITGRSVSAVLEPTGVRLTICDDDPLALQRLITPARVVTTDDAQAHIADYDLVVTSPGFSPTAPVLAAAATAGVPIWGDVELAWRLDSSGHFGPPRQWLVVTGTNGKTTTTSMLHAMLIAAGRRAVLCGNIGNPVLDVLAEPSEMLAVELSSFQLHWAPSLRPAVGVVLNVAEDHLDWHGSLEAYANDKARVLDGQVAVVGLDDPIAAGLLNTAAAPVRVGFRLGEPAAGELGMHDGMLVDNAFGERLPLASAESITVAGPVGVLDALAAAALARAVGVGPEPIAGALADFQVGRHRAEVVGTHDGVTYIDDSKATNPHAAQASIAAYPRVVWIAGGMLKGASVEELVIAVGNRLVGAVLIGRDRELIANALSRHAPDVPVVEPVTGEDFGVHGKDETGVTGEAVMTAVIEAASRLAGPGDTVLLAPAGASFDQFSGYGHRGDAFAAAVRALSR
- the mraY gene encoding phospho-N-acetylmuramoyl-pentapeptide-transferase, yielding MRQILIAVGIALTVSILLTPVLIRLFTRQGFGHEIREDGPPSHHKKRGTPSMGGVAIVAGIWASYLGTHLVGVVIDGRGPSASGMLVLGLATALGFVGFVDDLIKIRRSRNLGLNKTAKTVGILSAAVIFGVLALQFRNSDGLTPGSPDLSYVREIATVTLPPALFILFCVTMIYAWSNAVNFTDGLDGLAAGAMAMVCAAYVLITFWQFRNACAISPGLGCYNVRDPLDLAIVAAATAGACIGFLWWNAAPAKIFMGDTGSLALGGIIAGLSVTSRTEMLAVVLGALFVAEVTSVVVQILAFRTTGRRVFRMAPFHHHFELVGWAETTVIIRFWLLTAIACGLGVALFYSEWFTTVGG
- a CDS encoding UDP-N-acetylmuramoyl-tripeptide--D-alanyl-D-alanine ligase, translated to MIDLTIAEIADIVGGRLADISPEQAAATRVTGTVEFDSRAVGPGGLFLALPGARSDGHDFAAAAVEQGAVVVLAARPVGAPAIVVEPAAPSAGDGTASVLEHDTDGSGAAVLAALARLAAAVAARLVEGGLTIVGVTGSSGKTSTKDLLRAVLTPLGEVIAPPGSFNNELGHPWTVLRATESTDYLVLEMSARHRGNIAALAAIAPPSIAVVLNVGTAHLGEFGSREAIAATKAELPQAVPSSGAVILNVDDAAVAAMADVTAARVVRVSRSPGADLWADAVTLDELARPRFTLHAGRGQVDVTLAVHGDHQVSNALCAAAVALECGATLEQVAQTLAAAGPASAHRMQVATRADGVTIINDAYNANPDSMRAGLKALAWMARGKHRSWAVLGEMAELGDDAISEHDNIGRLAVRLDVSRLIVIGTGRAMSAMHHGAVMEGSWGPEATMVADADAALAVLRSELRPGDVVLVKGSNSAGLGALADVLIADEGDPLA
- a CDS encoding UDP-N-acetylmuramoyl-L-alanyl-D-glutamate--2,6-diaminopimelate ligase, with protein sequence MNLRPSHPAGSALGLVAEQVAAVPAHGPRVPDIRITGVTLRSQDVQASDLFAALPGASSHGARHAAEAVSRGAAAILTDAAGVAEIGADVDVPVLVHPAPRAVLGEIAATVYGHPSEKLRVIGVTGTSGKTTTTYLVEAGLRSADRMPGLIGTVGIRIDGRDQPSALTTPEAPDLQALLAVMVEQGVDTVVMEVSSHALTLGRVDGVRFAVGGFTNLSRDHLDFHPTMQDYFDAKAKLFDPEAPTHASVSVVCVDDDAGRAIADLAHDPVSVSTTGTAADWRVEDVRAVDAGAQEFVAVDPAGVHHGLRIGLPGRYNVANCLLAVALLDAVGVSPEQAAHGLRTASVPGRLESVDRGQPFLALVDYAHKPGALEAVLQTLREQGAGRLAVVFGAGGNRDPGKRAPMGQVAASLAELVVVTDDNPRDEDPAAIRAQIVAGTAGRAEVVEIGDRRQAIDFAVGWAQPGDIVLVAGKGHEPGQTSHGVTRPFDDRDELAAALEALGRRA
- a CDS encoding peptidoglycan D,D-transpeptidase FtsI family protein; translation: MSRGDKGPVPGKAKARTAGKTAKTQERSARSRRTRTPSAEGGIRSASFVFRHRVGNAVIFLVLIVAAAQLFNLQVPRAEGLRAEAASQLKVTDVDQAVRGAIVDRDNDKLAFTIEARALTFQPVRVRKQLEEARAKTEEAPNPDTRLREIADEVALRLNNKPNAATVLKKLKSNETFVYLARAVDPAIADVITTKFPEVGSERQDLRQYPGGALAANIVGGIDWDGHGLLGMEDSLDAVLAGTDGSVTYDRGSDGVVIPGSYRNRHDAVDGSTVVLTLDDDIQFYVQQQVQQAKDLSGAKNASAVVLDAKTGEVLAMANDNTFDPSQDIGRQENRQLGNLSVSSPFEPGSVNKIITAASVIEYGLSNPDEVLQVPGSIHMGGVTVGDAWEHGVMPYTTTGIFGKSSNVGTLMLAQRLGPEKYFEMVRKFGLGQRTNVGLPGESAGLVPPIDQWSGSTFSNLPIGQGLSMTLLQMTGMYQAIANDGVRVPPRIVKSTIAPDGRRTDEPRPEGIRVVSAQTAQTVRQMLRATLQRDPMGVQQGTGSQGAVEGYQLSGKTGTAQQINPACGCYYSDVYWITFAGIATTDDPRYVIGVMMDHPHRTADGQPGTTAAPLFHNIASWLLQRENVPLSPEGPRLTLQAD